Proteins encoded by one window of Synechococcus sp. MVIR-18-1:
- a CDS encoding SDR family oxidoreductase, whose translation MANQASPSSAPLQSGRWAGRTVGITGASGALGRALTKALIGEGAWVIGLSHSPPPKVQASIDEAQEWVRWSCGEERQLEPILKNVDVLVLNHGMNPGGDQCPETLSKTLEVNAFSHWRLMQQFETIADQDQNREKPRELWVNTSEAEIQPALSPGYELSKRLIGELVSLRWNNRSASQGKALRLRKLILGPFRSNLNPIGLLTSGFVANQVIWQANLGVNLIIVTPNPLTYLLMPFVELVRRVYCRALRINPPDR comes from the coding sequence ATGGCCAATCAGGCATCTCCTTCCTCCGCTCCACTCCAGTCAGGACGTTGGGCCGGCCGAACGGTGGGAATCACTGGAGCGAGCGGCGCGCTTGGACGGGCTTTAACCAAGGCACTGATCGGAGAGGGTGCCTGGGTGATTGGCCTGAGCCACAGTCCGCCTCCAAAAGTCCAAGCGTCGATTGATGAGGCTCAAGAGTGGGTTCGTTGGTCTTGCGGAGAGGAGCGTCAGCTGGAGCCCATTCTTAAAAATGTTGATGTGCTGGTCTTGAACCACGGCATGAACCCAGGGGGTGATCAGTGTCCAGAGACTCTCTCCAAAACCCTTGAGGTGAATGCATTCAGCCATTGGCGTTTGATGCAGCAATTCGAGACCATTGCTGATCAAGACCAAAATCGCGAAAAGCCACGGGAGCTCTGGGTCAACACCTCAGAGGCTGAAATCCAACCGGCCTTGAGCCCTGGCTATGAGTTGAGCAAGAGATTGATCGGTGAGTTGGTCAGCTTGCGTTGGAACAATCGCAGCGCATCGCAAGGAAAGGCCCTGCGGTTACGCAAACTCATCCTCGGGCCGTTTCGGTCCAATCTCAATCCGATTGGTCTATTGACCTCTGGATTTGTCGCCAATCAGGTGATTTGGCAAGCAAACCTAGGGGTGAACTTGATCATCGTCACCCCCAATCCACTCACTTACCTTCTAATGCCTTTCGTCGAATTGGTTCGAAGGGTTTATTGCCGCGCCTTGAGGATCAATCCCCCCGATCGGTGA
- a CDS encoding sodium:proton antiporter, which translates to MTPERLGLLWGITVFAGAGARLLAALSNLPGVVLLLLSGLLIGRSGLGLVEPLDLGQGLQTIVGLLVSLVLFDGGLNLRLPGDTIKATVLRISVLRIFISLGAGILAAHWLAGLSWSLAAVFSAIVLATGPTVVTPIVKQIRLAHPLGDVLEAEGLLLEPIGAVLALLLLELALGDLHGWRELVQGLLARLGGGVLIGVTVGWLLSEGLRRLTPSQAVGLRLQLTLGALFLMFGIAEWLLPESGLPASVAAGVVVGRRSTEEAGQLDELIRELASLAITMLFPLLAADVSWAELSPLGWGGVSCVLLLMFVVRPVAVSVATVGLPLVWRQKLFMAWLAPRGIVTAAVASLFAIRLEQAGILGAGRLQGLVFLTILMTVGIQGLTAQPLARVLGLIAESPEDSESSASVSSEAATQALPIVPESGQ; encoded by the coding sequence CGTGGTTTTGCTGCTGCTTTCAGGATTGCTGATCGGGCGCTCTGGCCTAGGGCTCGTTGAACCTCTCGATCTTGGACAAGGACTGCAAACCATCGTTGGCCTATTGGTGAGCTTGGTGTTATTTGACGGAGGTCTCAACCTTCGCCTGCCAGGAGACACGATCAAAGCCACCGTGCTGCGCATCTCAGTCCTGAGAATCTTTATTTCTCTCGGTGCGGGAATCCTGGCGGCACATTGGCTCGCAGGCCTGAGCTGGTCCTTAGCTGCCGTGTTTAGCGCCATCGTGCTGGCCACTGGGCCCACCGTGGTGACCCCGATCGTGAAACAAATTCGCTTGGCCCATCCCCTTGGCGATGTGCTGGAAGCGGAAGGACTGCTGCTCGAGCCCATCGGCGCTGTGTTGGCACTGCTGCTTCTGGAACTAGCGCTGGGCGACCTACACGGCTGGCGTGAGTTGGTGCAGGGCCTGCTTGCACGCCTCGGAGGGGGCGTGCTGATTGGTGTCACAGTTGGCTGGCTGTTGTCAGAAGGATTACGCCGCCTGACACCTTCTCAAGCCGTCGGATTGCGCCTACAGCTGACGCTTGGGGCACTATTCCTCATGTTTGGGATAGCCGAATGGCTCCTTCCAGAATCAGGGCTACCGGCATCCGTTGCAGCGGGCGTCGTAGTCGGTCGTCGCTCAACCGAAGAAGCCGGTCAGCTCGATGAATTGATCCGAGAGTTGGCTTCACTCGCCATCACCATGCTGTTTCCTCTGTTGGCAGCAGACGTGTCCTGGGCTGAGCTCAGCCCACTCGGATGGGGTGGTGTGAGCTGTGTCCTGCTGCTCATGTTTGTGGTCCGTCCAGTCGCCGTGAGTGTGGCCACAGTCGGATTGCCCTTGGTTTGGCGTCAAAAATTATTCATGGCCTGGCTGGCCCCACGAGGAATCGTGACAGCAGCCGTGGCCTCATTGTTTGCCATCCGCCTTGAGCAAGCTGGAATTTTGGGTGCAGGGCGACTGCAAGGGTTGGTCTTCCTCACCATCTTGATGACCGTGGGTATCCAAGGATTAACAGCACAACCCTTGGCGCGCGTTCTTGGGCTGATTGCCGAGAGTCCAGAAGACTCCGAATCCTCGGCTTCTGTTTCATCAGAAGCAGCGACGCAAGCGCTCCCGATCGTTCCCGAGTCTGGCCAGTAA
- the map gene encoding type I methionyl aminopeptidase, which yields MNLFADLLASTKVSPVTSTGPRIQQRRGVEIKSARELKIMAKASSIVATVLREIMELVEPGQTTGDLDAHAERRIREMGATPSFMGYHGFPASICASINNEVVHGIPSNKRVIHAGDLLKVDTGAYFDGYHGDSCITVCVGDVSEDARKLSRVAQESLMAGLSQIRAGNTLLDIAGAVEDHVKANQFSVVEDYTGHGVGRNLHEEPSVFNFRTNDLPNVKLRPGMTLAVEPILNAGSNACRTLKDRWTVVTKDGSLSAQWEHTIVVTSDGCEILTDRGD from the coding sequence ATGAATTTGTTCGCTGACCTCCTGGCCTCCACAAAGGTCTCCCCTGTCACCTCCACCGGCCCCCGCATCCAGCAGCGACGTGGCGTAGAAATCAAATCAGCTCGCGAGCTGAAGATCATGGCAAAAGCCAGTTCCATCGTCGCCACAGTTCTGCGCGAAATTATGGAACTGGTGGAGCCCGGCCAAACCACAGGTGACCTTGATGCCCATGCGGAGCGACGCATCCGGGAGATGGGCGCAACCCCAAGCTTTATGGGTTACCACGGCTTCCCAGCCAGCATCTGCGCCAGCATCAACAACGAGGTGGTGCACGGCATCCCCAGCAACAAGCGTGTGATCCATGCTGGAGATCTACTCAAAGTGGATACGGGGGCCTATTTCGACGGTTACCACGGAGATAGCTGCATCACCGTTTGCGTTGGTGACGTCTCTGAAGATGCCCGCAAGCTCAGTCGGGTCGCCCAGGAGTCACTCATGGCTGGACTCTCCCAGATCCGTGCCGGGAACACGCTTCTAGATATTGCTGGAGCAGTCGAAGATCACGTCAAAGCCAACCAATTCAGTGTGGTGGAGGATTACACCGGCCATGGAGTGGGACGGAATCTCCACGAAGAGCCATCAGTGTTTAACTTCCGCACGAACGATCTTCCTAACGTCAAATTGCGTCCAGGCATGACCCTTGCCGTTGAGCCCATCCTCAACGCAGGAAGCAATGCCTGTCGCACCCTCAAAGACCGCTGGACCGTCGTCACCAAGGACGGCAGTCTTTCTGCTCAGTGGGAACACACCATCGTGGTGACGTCTGATGGATGCGAAATCCTCACCGATCGGGGGGATTGA
- a CDS encoding PepSY domain-containing protein, whose amino-acid sequence MEGSTVARLLVRVRQWHRWMAPLVVLPLLVTVSTGVTYRLAKDWGGLSREQVHWLMTIHEGEWLGPVLEPIVVLLNAVGLLWMLATGAWLLLQSFRRQWIASRKEAGG is encoded by the coding sequence ATGGAGGGATCGACGGTGGCCCGCTTATTGGTTCGCGTACGCCAATGGCATCGCTGGATGGCGCCTCTTGTTGTGCTCCCTCTGCTGGTCACTGTCAGTACAGGCGTGACCTATCGATTGGCTAAGGACTGGGGAGGATTGAGTCGTGAGCAGGTCCACTGGTTGATGACCATCCACGAGGGTGAGTGGCTTGGGCCTGTCCTTGAGCCCATCGTGGTCCTTCTCAACGCGGTCGGGTTGTTATGGATGCTTGCGACTGGAGCCTGGCTCCTCTTGCAAAGCTTTCGAAGGCAGTGGATTGCGTCTCGGAAGGAGGCTGGGGGGTAA
- the gltX gene encoding glutamate--tRNA ligase, with amino-acid sequence MTVRVRLAPSPTGTLHIGTARTAVFNWLFARHQDGKFLLRIEDTDKERSKPEFTQNILDGLRWLGLDWDEEPVIQSERIEAHRLAISQLLAQGLAYRCYASEQELDAMREAQRASGKPPRYDNRHRQLSAEQEEGYRAEGREAVIRFRIEDEATIAWTDMVRGPMQWRGADLGGDMVIARRAPANTIGNPLYNLVVVVDDAAMAISHVIRGEDHISNTAKQLLLYQALQLNCPSFAHTPLILNPEGRKLSKRDGVTSIGDFQAMGYTAEALANYMTLLGWSVPEGMEERFTLRDAAEVFSFDRVNKAGAKFDWDKLNWLNAQVLHGWSPAELLAALQPRWQQQGWVVNDPLWAHDLAVLLGPSLTLIEDGVTQARPFFEEPPLEEDGLKQLEQAGARPALQALLSALELNAWDGLDLERAQTLLKEAAAAAGVKKGVLMKSLRAALLGGLQGPDLITTWALLARLGNDRERLRRCF; translated from the coding sequence GTGACGGTTCGCGTTCGTCTGGCCCCAAGCCCCACCGGCACGCTTCACATCGGAACGGCTCGTACGGCTGTTTTTAACTGGTTGTTTGCCCGTCACCAAGACGGCAAATTTTTGCTGAGAATTGAAGATACGGATAAGGAGCGCTCCAAGCCAGAGTTCACCCAAAACATTCTTGATGGTTTGCGTTGGCTTGGCCTGGACTGGGATGAGGAACCGGTCATTCAAAGCGAGCGGATCGAAGCCCATCGCCTTGCAATCAGCCAATTGCTCGCTCAAGGTCTTGCCTATCGCTGTTATGCCAGCGAGCAGGAATTGGATGCCATGCGTGAAGCCCAGAGGGCTTCAGGTAAGCCTCCCCGTTATGACAACCGTCATCGTCAACTCAGTGCTGAACAGGAAGAGGGCTATCGCGCTGAAGGGCGCGAGGCGGTGATTCGTTTTCGGATTGAGGACGAAGCCACCATCGCTTGGACCGACATGGTGCGTGGTCCGATGCAATGGCGTGGCGCCGACCTCGGTGGAGACATGGTGATCGCCAGACGTGCTCCTGCGAACACGATTGGTAACCCCCTTTACAACCTTGTTGTGGTGGTTGATGACGCCGCTATGGCCATCAGCCATGTCATTCGCGGTGAAGATCACATTTCTAATACGGCCAAACAACTGCTGCTTTACCAGGCTCTCCAGTTGAACTGCCCAAGTTTTGCTCATACGCCTTTGATCCTCAATCCAGAAGGACGCAAGCTCTCCAAGCGTGATGGCGTGACCTCCATTGGTGATTTTCAGGCGATGGGTTACACAGCAGAGGCCTTAGCCAATTACATGACCCTGCTTGGTTGGTCTGTCCCAGAGGGAATGGAGGAGCGGTTCACGCTCCGAGATGCAGCCGAGGTTTTTAGTTTTGATCGGGTGAATAAAGCCGGCGCCAAATTCGATTGGGACAAGCTCAACTGGCTGAATGCTCAGGTCTTACATGGTTGGTCTCCAGCTGAACTTCTCGCAGCACTGCAGCCTCGCTGGCAGCAACAAGGTTGGGTTGTCAACGATCCTCTTTGGGCTCACGACTTAGCCGTTTTGCTCGGGCCGTCGCTCACCTTGATCGAAGACGGAGTCACACAAGCTCGGCCGTTTTTTGAAGAACCTCCCTTGGAAGAGGACGGATTGAAGCAACTTGAGCAAGCAGGAGCTCGTCCTGCTCTTCAAGCTCTGCTGTCCGCTCTTGAACTGAATGCATGGGACGGCCTTGATCTGGAGCGCGCCCAAACCTTGCTCAAAGAGGCCGCCGCCGCCGCTGGTGTGAAGAAGGGCGTCTTGATGAAGAGTCTCAGGGCTGCCTTGCTCGGTGGCCTTCAGGGGCCAGACCTCATTACCACTTGGGCGTTACTGGCCAGACTCGGGAACGATCGGGAGCGCTTGCGTCGCTGCTTCTGA
- the rplS gene encoding 50S ribosomal protein L19 — MAVDPIETSVDEATEATSGATAVAEKSTSKNSKKLSAAALIQEFEDAQLKSDLPEIYVGDTVRVGVRISEGNKDRVQPYEGVVIAKRHGSLNQTITVRRIFQGIGVERVFMLHSPQVASVKIERRGKVRRAKLFYLRDRVGKATRVKQRFDR; from the coding sequence ATGGCGGTTGACCCGATAGAGACGTCTGTGGACGAAGCCACTGAGGCGACCAGCGGTGCAACTGCTGTTGCTGAAAAATCAACGTCGAAAAATTCGAAGAAGTTGAGTGCTGCTGCGCTGATTCAAGAATTCGAAGACGCTCAATTGAAGAGTGATCTTCCTGAGATTTACGTCGGTGACACCGTTCGTGTTGGTGTTCGCATCAGCGAGGGCAACAAAGACCGTGTTCAGCCCTATGAGGGCGTCGTAATCGCTAAGCGCCACGGGAGTCTCAACCAAACCATCACGGTGCGACGCATCTTCCAAGGAATTGGTGTAGAGCGGGTTTTCATGCTGCATAGCCCTCAAGTGGCTTCGGTCAAAATTGAGCGTCGCGGTAAAGTAAGGCGTGCGAAGCTCTTTTATCTGCGAGACCGGGTGGGCAAGGCCACTCGCGTGAAGCAGCGCTTCGATCGCTGA